gtgaagtttaatatattttatgaatttgagttttttactttttaccgtaaatttttacttttaacataatttgttttatttgtaTATCCGATGCGCTTAtttctttctatttttatttttttctaagtTTGACCAAAATGTGGAAAAAATTGGAAAGGAAAAAGAAGTCAAACGATATAATACCACGCCTGAATTTCCCCGAGAATGAAAGAAAAATGGACCGAAAGAAGAACATAGGTAGCAACACTGGGTCCTTTACACGgaatttccaaaaataaaaaataaaaaaatcactgAAAATGGGGAAACAAgggttttttcttttttttttttcattcattCATTACATTCGAGATTTTGCAAGATTTTGGGCTACAAATCAAGTCCAAGCATTACTCTTtttctaataaaatataaataaaaacctGAGATAATTTTAAGGAGACTTTTGCAAATTTTATATCATCTCTTGAACATCTCGAGTTCAACACACGTGAAAAGAGATACATTTATCAAGGAATTCGCCCACGTACGTTGaaatttctccttttttttaTACCTTTATAGTAGATCTCTTGTAACATGATGTCATAGATAAATGGAAAGAGATACTTTTATCAAGCTGAATTCGCTCACATTTGTTAAAATTTCTCCTCTTTTTACATAGTAGATCTCTCATAATATGGCGTCACATACTTTTTTcggtgagacgagtcaatcatgtccatatttacaataataataattaatattttttgcataaaaaattatatttgttcATATGTGACCAAATAGGAGATCTGCATTGATatatgagatcatctcacataATTGACATGTGAGATCATCTCAAAAAGTTTTTGTGATACATTTATTACTATGAATTCAAATGTTGGATTTATGTCTGGATTTGATTTTATAGTTTTATTTTGATTGAGCCACCGTAGTGTCAAactatttattttgtttaagtaTTGGATTGATTTACATTTTAATCTATTTTGAGTTATTGATTGATATTTGCTTAAGTTGCTTGCATTAATTGGCCAATTATTTGCAGGTATGTTGATTAGTCTTGAACCGTAAcggaataaattaaatattgctTCAAAAATATTAGTTTACATACAATTAAAACGACTAAAAATAGTAATGTTTAATGCTTTTGTTTAGTTAAATCCAATTAGAAATAATgggaatatttaaaaaatatggttATTAATTCTAGAAATAGATTAATAATTAAGGTATGAAATTTAACGTGACTTTGAATAATTTATGTTCGATGGAATGCAATATGTGTCAATAATTGATATGTTGGTGGTCATTTgtttgaaatttgatttttcccAAAAGTTTCACTTCAATATATTTTGCTATGTTACCCAACGCACATTAGACAATAAACATCTCAATCTAATGATAAAAACATCTGATCGACTCTTTAGCGTAATATCCTACGTATTTAACTAGCCGTCGACGACTCATTTCGCAACACCTTAGCTGGTGcctatacacacacacatgaaACATGGTAAGTTAAAAACACTTGTCGAACCAACCAAGATCTGGCTCAACTCAACTGATGGCACATGCTTGGCATGCCCTTGTATTTTGTTATGATTGAGTGGGCTTTGAGGACCGAGGGCcttcaataaaaataaacagTTTTTAGCAATTTTCATataaaaccaattttttttttttatatatattcccAATTAACGCAGTCTTACACAAGAAACATTCAAATTTTACAGCCCATATCATCTGTCTCTCTCTACATATCAttaaaaatttaagaaaaacAAACATTCAAGTAACAATATTGCCCTTTATTCAGTTGAAAGCCTCCCCTTTTTACTTCCATCTGCAAACAATATCAAATGATTAGAAACTTCACAAACTCGATTCTTTATTTTTCGACGtaatttaatgtttttcttttccAAAATGAACAGTACCATCAAGGGACAGCGATGGAAGTTGAGAGCTCTTCAAGACGCGTAGCCTCTTCACCGTTGACACAAACATGCTGTCGAATGTGACGCGAAAAAACAAATCAGTTTTTGTTTAATGAAAACATAGATCATCATGAACACAagatttataaattatattaggATTGAACTTTTGGATTTGTATACAAAAGGCAATATGTAATGTGTACATGGAGCAAGGATAGTGATGCTTACTGCCAAGGGACATCACCAACAAGCATCCTGTCACCTTCATTGTCTTCATAGACAAGAGTGTATTCTCCACTTTCATCCAATAAATGTCCCCTCGTCCCGTTTCCTCCCTTGTCCTTATACTTGATTCCAACACCACAAGGTTCTCTTTGAGCTACAgataaatgaaattttaaacttggaagaaaaaaaaatcaattttcacgCACTGTTTTATCTTGAAGTGTAAGCATCACTCCTGCTAACTAACATCTTCAACTTGCAGCAAATAAGAATCAAGAATTAGTAATTCTTCTGTAaagttctcaaattaaaaataagtaACCTGCAAGAAGGCCAGTGAAGAGTTCATCGACTGCAATGGAGAGCTTTTCATAACTGTCATAAGCTTTGAGATCAACTTTTCTTCCAATCGGAACACCATCCATGTTGATCTTCACAAACAGGCTGCTTTTTGGAAGATCTTCGTTTGGTTTTTGGCCTGAAGTTTTGGCGAGACTCGTATTCAGAGATTCTGATGCAGGTTTAGAAGAAGTGCCGTTCGTGAGATTCTTTCGAAATGATCGGATTGGAGGCCATCCCACCACTGGAAAAGCAGTCCTATTGATAAAAAAGACATCATTCTTCACCattatttttttgataaaaGTAAAAGAAAGTAAAACCATGGGGGCGGGGGGtggggtggggggggggggggggggggggggggggggactGAAACAATAGTAGCAGATCGAACTCCAAAAGTTTATCATCTACAAGGAAAAGACGGAGGTAATCGTCGTCGTGTAGGCCAACGAGCCCAACAAATGAGAGACTTTACACGTCGAACTTCCCTGATAACTGCTCCATCCATATCTGTCCTAGCTTAAGGAAAGGGGCTAACGATTAACAAAGATTGCCAAAGAACTCTATTACATAGTTTTATAAGACCATTCATATTTCACTGGCTCTCCTAGTTCGACAAGGGACGGACTATTACAAATATCAGTTCCCCTAGTCACTGTCGAGTCAACATATGATTAAGCTTAGATCTTGTCTAACGCAAAACCCCGTACGTAATCATGAAACCAATATGGGCTCGTATACGTGCTCAGCAGAGTGCTTCGTTCTAACATGAGACCTCTGGATATGAACTTAAATCAATACATGAGTTGAATAATTAAACCTCAACTACACAGACATGAAGTCAAAATCTGAGCTCGAATTAAGCTTTGACTAAGGTGATCTATCGTAAAATCATACATGACAGCCCAAAAGAGAGAGAAATTATAAAAAGAGACATGTAAGTGCATCATAATGAcaccataaaaattaaaaacaaaacaagCTTTAACATATTGAATGAAACAGTGCAAATACCGAAGGCAAAAACCAAGAAGGGAAAAAGCAAAAACAGAGTACAAAGAAAACTTGGCATTACAGATGAGCCACCTTTTCTGAGCACTGTTTCTGTTGGCGACAGCAGTATCTGCAGGATCTGGTGAAAATCCCTTCATTATTTCTGCACTCCGGAAATCCTCTCCTTCTCTATTGTTACAGGGCTGTGAGGATTCCTCCTTCATGACAGTAACTTGACCTCCTCCATGTATCTGCTGATGAACTAATTGAAGGTGCATGAAAGGAGTCATTGTTGGCTGATTCAACGGGTATTTCAAGACTGAATTTTTAAGACAAGGGTCATTCGAAAAGTGAGTGAAAGAGAGAGGGGATTCATTGCTTTTTTCTTTCGATATTGTCCAGTCTCCACTTGGTGGACCAAGGGTTAATTCAAGCCCATGGTTTTTTGTTTCTTCTGCACTTTTTTCCACAAGCCAGCCCTTTCTGGGGATCAAATCCATCAACTGTGGACACCCCTCACCCTTTCTTGCAAACCCCTTCATTTATCTTTGTCCAATTTCCTATTGCGTAAACAAAGGAAGAAGTATGTTGCAAGAAGAAAGGATAAACAAGAATGTTTTCCTTGATCGATTTAAGGTAAAACAGAATCTTGATGGAACAAAAGAAAGGAGTTTCAGCTACAAAATTCTGACCTTGCACGGTTTGCTTAACCAAAGCTCGGAAAAACGAAAGGCCAcataatgcataaaaattcaaagcaaaaactcaaGAAAGGCTATCCCATTCCCACTAATATCGTTGAAGCTTCAAACACAAACGATGATTCAGCCAAGAAAACACAAAAGTTGGAGCTTGGAGACGCACTTCCAACTAAAACCAAGAAAAGCCCAACAAGAGAGAGAAAGAAGAAGATAGAATAGTAAATAAGCTGCGGATGACAATCTTGCTTTTATGGCTTATTCTTTAGCACGCTGAGAGTGACCATAGTGGGTTGTCTCTTTCTACGTctattctctctctctctcccgtAAAACACACACTCGTTGCCTGTGCAAATGTTTTGTTTATTCCATTATATATTATGTATAATTTCAAGAATGGAAACAAGAAATCGGTGAACAGGTGGGGAGATAAGGGAgcaagaaaaaatttaaaaaaataaataaagaagtAATAAAAAGGATAAAAAAAACCAGAGAGAATCTTTTTACTCAAAGTACTCCCTAAAACAAGAAACGGAATTTGACCAAAACACACGCAACCAACCAAAATCCCCAGAAATATGCTGTTGCTTGGTTTACAAAGCAAAGGGCGCTGCAAAGTTCAAATAAAAAAGCAGTGACTCACAGCTATTACAGCATAGGCCTCAGAATACAGCGGCACTGTGCCCTATGAGCATCCCATTCTTGATTCAAGAATCCTTGAGCCAGCCTtttctctaattaattaataataggATTATCAACGTGTCATGCCCCCGGCCATGTTGGCACAAGTGTGATCTTAGTCAGATAAGCTTTTGTTAATAACTTCTATATTTTACCAAATTGATTAACCTAAATTATCATAAATGTATGTATGCGTGTATATGTGATATATGAACAGTTGTCCAAAGGAAGGAGAGCAAATGAGCATTTGGATGGCAGTTCAATAAAAGCAGGCAGATCCCAGGATCTTGTCTTCTGCCTGCTGCATTTGCTGTTAGGCTTGCCTTTCACACACCATTCTAAGCAAATCCAGCAACCCTCTATCAAGTGGACCTTACCTTGGTTTGGGGTGAAAAAGTCAAATGaagttataatattataattatattgaaTTTAAAGCaggataaataatttatttattatcttcaaaaaaattatttatctattatttatatatatatatatatatatatatattattttaatttaagaaacatgaagtatattatatatcaaatgTTGTTGAGTagctctcttgtgagacggtctcacgaatctttatttgtgacaCGGGTCAAACCTATCTAGGGGTGTCAAAATCAAACACGACCCACCAACCCGACACGATTCAACCCGAAAAAATCAGGTTTGGGTTTGGGGTTTTTGGGTTCGGGTCAGATCGGGTTAGACCCGATAGCTGACCCGAAAAAAATGATAAGGTTGTGTTGGGTTCTGTCAAACCAGGTTGacccaaaaattttaaatttttttaaaaaatatataattaataaatattgcatatatttttgtatattatatgtctgaaaaaatatttattgtatatatatatcataaattttcataatttaatatttattttgaacatttttttattttttagaaaattgtttatttgattgagtaaatttattttatttttctacaattagactttcaaatttaaatcatatatatgatggagattttgttattatgtgtttaaattaaaatactattttttaaaattttatttaattttctttaaaaataattgaaaaaaattcaaaatcgagtTAATCGGGTTGATCGGGTTCAGGTTCGGCTTGAGCCTTTTCGGGTTGGCCGGGGTTTGGGTTGGgcaatttttgaatagtactATTGTTCAACGCGAATTGTTCAACGCGACCCAACCCATCCAACCCACCCGAATTGACACCcttaaccctaccgatattcacaataaaaaataatattcttagtataaaaaataatattttttcatggatgacccaaataagagatccgtctcacaaaaaacgaTCCGAtagaccgtcttacacaagtttttatcaaaGTTGTTTTAGGAAAAATCTCGcaaaacacaataaataaaagTGTTATCCAAAGAATCTATTTTGCTAATTTTTTTATACTAAATAACTCATCATGTCAAAATTCTTAATATCTTTGGCTCATATgcttaaaaaaattgtaatttttgataaaaatttcttaaattgattgaaaagattttaaattaattatcaaatttataagaattaatttcttttcaataattaaagcattaaatatatcaaatttaattcaatcatttttttaaatatttaaatccttttatttgttttaatttttattaaaatagttAAAAGGATAGTTCTAAATATTTTagataaaaatccttcttatccTTTTTGGATCCtccttaaattatttaatagtTGGTAACATAATTCTCTCCGCATTTCCACTTTTTGGTTTAATATTGATCTACGTTGCTCGTTGGGGTTATCCAATATATGCTTATTTTCGGATTTTCTCCGGGCGGTTCAAAGTGTTTTTCATAGCTGATACCCCATAAGGATCCGGGTCATTGATGACCAGGGTAAAATCATCGAGAGCCCGAGCACTACGTCTCTTCCTGGGTGTTCAATTAAAAGCCCAGGCTCTCACGCAGCCACCCGGGTACTTTGCTAACCGGGCACTTCTCCTCTTCCCGGGCAGTCATCATAGCCTGGGTTCTCATACAAATACCCGGGTAATCTATTACCTGagccacctcgagaattgcaccacactcgagtgtgattaATACAAGcagtctaatctgtcagaacaacttgggtttggagtgtcctagaagccatcagaagctacaagtatgGGCAGACGACTTGCTATATTTATTAGGTGGCACgagaatcgaggtacctaccccattttctactataaatagcaggtattaatgtcatttaaacattctgaaatctttgaactcaAAACATTacacatattttctctcaaatattgcttgtatTCATCTTCAACatgctgactttagcatcggagtggctacgccggacacccctccggcgccgattcacgagttactttcattgtttgcaggtgttaatCTCAGCCATTACCTTCACTCAAATTCTCCAacactataaattattgatttgatccgtTGGAGCTCCTAACCcgggtcacccatcttagtgagatcacatcattggcgccgtctgtgggaatacTTGAGTtcaagacgttgatatggctcgtacGAGAAGAACCAACCAAGATAATTCTCGGGCCCAGGAAGATGGAGGGCAGAATTCCAACAAGTTGGTGTTAATAACACCGGGCCAAATCTCATTACCACGACCCCGGAAGAATTGAAAAAGATGATATCCGATGCAGTGAAGAAAGCTATGGCCAGGAAAGAAGTTTCTCAGCATGTTGCACCGCCCGGAAATAGACAAGAGCGTGAGTAGGAGTTGGGGGAGGAGGAGAAGAGACATGAGGCTGAGGAGTCCAGTGCCGGGTCCAAATCTCCAACCGTGGCAGAAGAATTGCTGGAGCTGAGGCAGAAGATGAAGGTCCTGGAAGGACAATTGGAGAACCAGAGCACTTCCCGGGCAATCACTAGAGGATGCCCATTTGCTGACATTATTGTCCGGGAACCCCTGCCTGGAAATTTCAAGTCTGCCAAAATAAAAGACTATGATGGCAACGCAGACCCTGAGGAACACTTGGCCAGATTTGAGAACATGGCCATGCTGCACTGTTACACTGATAGAATAAAGTGTAAAGTGTTCCTAACAACATTGGTAGATTCGGCTCAGAGATGGTTTGAGGGTTTGGCCCCCCAGAGTATTAGTTCTTTCAAAGATTTCCAGAAGTTGTTCTCGCACCATTTCAGCAGCAGCAAAAAGTATAAGAAGACTGCTTTCAGTCTTTTCGAAGTCAAGCAGAGCCCGAGGAAAGTTTAAGGGCTTATATCCGAAGATTCAACAGAGTGGCTCTGGATGTCCCCACTTGTGCCACTGAGACAAATACTACCGCATTTACCCAGGGCCTAAGGGAAGGTGAGTTTTTCAAATCACTGACCAAGAAGGTGCCCGGCGATTTCGAGGACTTATTATCCCGGGCAGAGAAGTACATCAATATGGAAGAGGCTCAGAAGCAGAAGAGGAAGACTGTAAAAAAGGAGAGAGGGACCGGGTATCTAAGCCCGAGGAGAGAGGACATAAGAGGGGTAATCTAGAGAACTTTTCTTAGCACGTGCCTCTGAAGATGGCCCGGGAAAGGGAAGTACAAGAATGCAGTAGGGACCTGGCCCCGGACCATCAATTATCCTTGCCAGAGAAGAGAGAATTTTGCACTTTCCACAAAGTGTGTTATCATAACACCGAAGATTGCAAAACATTGAAGGGAAATTATGTCTTACCTTCCATCCCGGGACCCAGTCACGATAACCAGAGGCCGAGATTGCCACCTTAGACATCTCGGCAACCAGGATCCAGTGTCCGAGGGGCAGGTATGAGGAATAATCCGAGGAGTGAGCCCGGGAGAAGAAGGGAGCCTGAGCCCGAGAGGAAAAATAATTCGCCCCCTACGACGGGgttgattaaaatgatattaggaggctctactgatggagactccaaCCGGGTGAGAAAGTCGAGAAGTAGGAGGGAGTGTATGGAGGTAGAGGGAGCAAGGAGGAACGAGGCGGTCATCAGTTTTGGCCCAGAAGATTTGATAGGGGTGAATCTGCCCACAATGATGCCCTGGTTATCCAAGCCCGGGTGACAAATTATGACATTTTGAGGGTCTTTGTTGATTCGGGCAGTTCTGTAAATGTGATTTTTAAAGATGCCTTTGCgcagatggatttgcagggTTTTCACTTGGAAGCTGTGGAAACTGCCCTCTTTGGCTTTGCTGGCCACGTTGTCTACCCGGAAGGGGAGATTGTCCTACCACTAACCCTGGGCTCTCAGGATCTCAAGAAGACAGTGATGACCTCTTTCACTGTAGTGGACTCCCCATCtttatataatatcattttgggGAGGCCGGCTATGAATGAATTAAGGGCTGTGGCATCCACTtaccataaaaaaataaagtttccTGTGGGAGCCCGGGTAGGAGAAGTTAGGGGAGATCAATCTTCTTCCCGAAAATGCTATGTGGAGGCAGTCCGGGCTGATCAGATC
This sequence is a window from Primulina tabacum isolate GXHZ01 chromosome 17, ASM2559414v2, whole genome shotgun sequence. Protein-coding genes within it:
- the LOC142531576 gene encoding auxin-responsive protein IAA16-like is translated as MKGFARKGEGCPQLMDLIPRKGWLVEKSAEETKNHGLELTLGPPSGDWTISKEKSNESPLSFTHFSNDPCLKNSVLKYPLNQPTMTPFMHLQLVHQQIHGGGQVTVMKEESSQPCNNREGEDFRSAEIMKGFSPDPADTAVANRNSAQKRTAFPVVGWPPIRSFRKNLTNGTSSKPASESLNTSLAKTSGQKPNEDLPKSSLFVKINMDGVPIGRKVDLKAYDSYEKLSIAVDELFTGLLAAQREPCGVGIKYKDKGGNGTRGHLLDESGEYTLVYEDNEGDRMLVGDVPWHMFVSTVKRLRVLKSSQLPSLSLDDGSKKGRLSTE